A genomic segment from Plasmodium sp. gorilla clade G2 genome assembly, chromosome: 3 encodes:
- a CDS encoding proteasome regulatory protein, putative translates to MNLDEFNELVKKREDIENELKVHMDFLESPENKNVGMKGNLIDSEGFPRNDIDIYSIRVARNKIICLKNDYIDINKKLEEYIHKVHSTHPVIRVERNKNINNDLLNTPQQITKEEDIQNAKKNIFAIIDEVIDNSPSHKSGLKINDQIFQFGDIIKKNENEQNNYSNIQLIKEIGNYMKTQPKQILVKILREENILFYHIIPEQTQKGLYIGCHISPYDSS, encoded by the coding sequence atgAATTTAGATGAATTCAACGAATTAGTCAAGAAAAGAGAAGATAttgaaaatgaattaaagGTACATATGGATTTTTTAGAAAGTCCTGAAAATAAGAATGTTGGTATGAAAGGAAATTTAATTGATTCAGAAGGATTTCCAAGGAATGATATTGACATATATAGTATTCGTGTGGCTCGAAATAAgataatatgtttaaaaaacgattatatagatataaataagaaactagaagaatatatacataaggTGCATAGTACTCATCCAGTTATACGTGTCGAacgaaataaaaatataaataatgatttattaaatacaCCACAACAAATAACaaaagaagaagatattCAAAACgctaagaaaaatatatttgctATTATAGATGAAGTTATAGATAATTCTCCATCTCATAAATCTggattaaaaataaatgatcaGATTTTTCAATTTGgagatattattaaaaaaaatgaaaatgaacaaaataattattcaaatatacAACTCATTAAAGAAATAggaaattatatgaaaacaCAACCTAAACAAATATTAGTTAAAATATTAAGAGAAGAAAATATtctattttatcatataattccTGAGCAGACACAGAAAGGTTTATATATAGGATGTCACATATCTCCATATGACAGTTCCTAA
- a CDS encoding CPSF (cleavage and polyadenylation specific factor), subunit A, putative codes for MSPYQFYNNVIASKSIRSSVCCNIKGNDKKYLIYACNNHLNVCCIDKSGNTDDYSEHVLFCEVLELRAYVPEKLIYNNNNKDKVKSYLFVLTRKYILLLLEYNVKENDFITLSKINLCESNGLHLEEDVIFLLDERHKTILFYGYKNILKYIYLDYDNFLNLNNVYTMRIDESLIIDIAFLGTHTMRYNKKLRNKQKGDHENNDDGDRSNCDDNKSNCDDNRSNCDDNKSNCDDNKSNCDDNKSNCDDNRSNCDDNKSNCDDNRSNYDGCKKSTNNKYYDHAHKSGNSLCDDISKNEVGLNNEDLFLEDQNKYKKIKKEINTSDQEDIKLDKKKNIYPDGDKICGEYDKLSKNIRSDLVGTIHNNNDKTYNSIKKLKVEEKEKRTYDARNCNSFDHNNSGVSFQNNNLFESIYPSDDEYNKNLMRRVDGYDNIKDNKEDGIKLSVDDCCNSFDNKYNDEYMYSTICILYDYKKSDTEFYERYMRIIPLYRMNDASMKYLGDEDAEFDYSDNDKRDKNEYNIYNNNNINKDNLFIYNIIDKEYLLPKFYKPLHVDPSINKILCLSKYKILLIGFQFINYINIIKEKRRNFFLSSEFRTITYIEPIDINKFMLSDDYGDLFILSFMQKKNKKHVFDEKDIDVYNNMENKIDTYHDYNYNYNYKDIQHKHDIQKRNQNYKYRYYDYYCKYSDNNLFTGDISSMRVHFIGTCSRANVITCIFPDIIFLGSQISDSYLLRMHYTPVYEREDFHPVEYSTYSEILKEDEMLSTEMNNMCDDNKYVEDIWNKKKYMVVPIMNDNDRNMFHIDNINNVSNINNISNISSGINNFYNNHYENNQIDDIRKYCINNKQENNINYNRTSFSTYPYHDTIERNKYNRPKNDYYHSSINTSTRDVTYGPNMNYINDYNEVNEKNKTEKKKFYIEILSVIQNMGPILDMCVIKNKHNENEIITCNSYGRTGCVSIIQSGLKTNITCDLNINKVNNFFVVKYVIYLKKKKSAHITITNDTMKKENNNPEENISKDCITNDKDKVYKDSLSINENKNNIPINDDEYMMNVSNDDGNNLHPKKKQKKNKKKSISEEPLHFDVFVSLNNKKYIKIKNIDLCFLNKYYFENEKEINVLKYSNFIYFHIFMICVTYANQTKIVGVSRNILKKKKTNKKNCSTEIVINNKDNKFDNITNEHQDNIINYPLNDSFTSYNNDNMIGMSHSRDIPDDKKKNLNNHNFFLNEEKKEDMKNNISNESFLKEICNEIFLCEYENTDIDMYSNTLYFNIVKNHPYLIQICNNNIRLLCCLSLKLIYNLEVTFIFNYSIYNDYIYIYCKEGIKIYVVMENYIAHLYTYILKENISSWSLYKNLLVCVFNNKEVVIYNVNMNKLKEIKEGNYKKEKEATDIDTNVEQEKDEQTHQIFNAVSYYKPVMSFFVYISDVELIMMNDNMYLFLGYSDGHIEYFIMCAYDKKKQKEKNMEGQHTCQNYEMCDNKSGDNKSGDNRNDGDNRNDGDNRNDGDNRNDGDNKNDGDNNNGDESNNNDESNNTYDDKLECTTMDRFLIDNNYRKWVKKQQECNTLFKLHKEYLKRREFILKYIYKVCKDNNSEEPTHSNCKYTYKLNMCEDLENEKRIKNSKRNVLNFLSQCNTDVFDFFDFGSVTFKNSKELYKICNRCKDDVIYIDNEYYYNVDIESNNFVSLQNFLEYNNEINKMDTNTNSVDGIERVDKKDSSANNNMNGNMNDNMNDNIDDNNDSNDSDTNFSNSNDSDLLYINKYSSSDEKSLENSEKNINKGMIKKNNSDNNNKKVLVVKGEKNVKINIKRAKYFFNFYQVYGILSDESSDYDNNIDLITFKRSKKSKEKYNHDKYKKKLGVYNSEEEIYNDSYYGTLSPRNMYINRHNKSVDSLSHYLNKYSISDDDIFSSYDDNDDDFNQYFEYTRKNRKINKRNRKRKRRRRRRRQKKKKERTDEFITSTDSSSTYNSNMDLYFDYDNEFDMYEQENECDDNIFEQSDIPRKFIKNVKKKKKKKKKTANNDNMTVINNNNNSNINHNDIKKRKREIKNMLNKKLRKECNDNNLEENNKSDNSKYSTSNNNISSDIPSSFENLNNILFDEKIYLKSNILKSNRIVLINKRKMNVCNDSIKFKKFLKVFSEKKRIDINQSNIIKKYNFLFVCCESPIIIYSDIKKKINISKLSLKNIYIVDIFNDFNYLNPFHNFLSFKKKNQNNFYFIFYDGYNMHISPLNQIKKTFLKRIPFYRTVEKITYHSETGLLIASCPSEEKHKTNEMMKQIICFFDPYHDSIKYTYIIPSKYHVSTIIIYDNDKLKKKNFDVTSFIFVGTCNSNEKNNEPTSGHIHIFIAKKKANIFEIKHIYTHNINYGGVTNLVQYDDKIVATINNMVVILDINNLITKYEAFMDPLNLQPKIEGNNAIVELVSFTPSSWIMTVDVHGDYIVVGDIMTSVTILQYDYENSQLLEVCRDYSNIWCTSLCALSKSHVVVSDMDANFIILQKSKFKYNDEDSFKLSSVSLFNHGSIINKMLPLSNSSLIEDDYDKHNILTKKDGILCASSEGSISVLIPFSNFSNFKKALCIEIAINDNISSIGNLTHNAYRECKVNVTAKNCKGIVDGELLKMFFHMSFEKQYKTYVYAKWIAKKINCKFGSFDNFVIDLENMCSFL; via the exons atgagCCCATatcaattttataataatgtaataGCTAGTAAATCTATAAGAAGTAGCGTATGTTGTAATATTAAAGGTAATGATAAAAAGTATCTGATATATGCTTGTAATAATCATTTAAATGTATGTTGTATAGATAAAAGTGGAAATACTGATGATTATAGTGAGCATGTATTATTTTGCGAGGTTCTAGAATTAAGGGCATATGTCCCTgagaaattaatttataataataataataaagataaagtaaagtcttatttatttgtattaacaaggaaatatattttattattattagaatataatgtaaaagaaaatgattttataacattatcaaaaataaatttgtGTGAATCCAATGGATTACATCTAGAAGAggatgttatatttttacttgATGAAAGACATAAAACAATTTTATTCTatggatataaaaatattttaaaatatatatatttagattaTGATAACTTCTTAAATTTGaataatgtatatacaaTGAGGATAGATGAGAGTTTAATAATTGATATTGCTTTTTTGGGCACCCATACCATGAGatacaataaaaaattgaGAAACAAGCAAAAAGGTGatcatgaaaataatgatgatggtGATAGAAGCAATTGTGATGACAATAAAAGTAACTGTGATGATAATAGAAGCAATTGTGATGACAATAAAAGTAActgtgatgataataaaagtaaCTGTGATGACAATAAAAGTAACTGTGATGATAATAGAAGCAATTGTGATGACAATAAAAGTAACTGTGATGATAATAGAAGCAATTATGATGGATGTAAAAAATCAACtaacaataaatattatgatcatGCTCATAAAAGTGGTAATTCCCTATGTGACgatatttcaaaaaatgaagtgggtttaaataatgaagattTATTTTTGGAggatcaaaataaatataaaaaaataaaaaaagaaataaacaCATCTGATCAAGAAGATATAAAGTtggataaaaagaaaaatatatatcctgATGGAGATAAAATATGTGGtgaatatgataaattatcAAAGAACATACGTTCTGATTTAGTAGGTactattcataataataatgataaaacatataattctataaaaaaactaaaggttgaagaaaaagagaaaagaACATATGATGCTAGAAACTGTAATAGTTTTGATCACAATAATAGTGGGGTATCATtccaaaataataatttatttgaatCTATATATCCTTCAgatgatgaatataataaaaatttaatgcGTAGGGTAGATggttatgataatataaaagataataaagaaGATGGTATAAAATTGTCTGTAGATGATTGTTGTAATTCttttgataataaatataatgatgaatatatgtattcgactatatgtatattatatgattataagaAATCAGATACAGAATTTTATGAAAGGTATATGAGAATTATACCTTTATATAGAATGAATGATGCTAGTATGAAATACTTGGGTGACGAAGATGCAGAATTTGATTATAGTGATAATGATAAACGTGATaagaatgaatataatatatataataataataatataaataaagataatttatttatttacaatatTATTGATAAAGAATATTTGTTACCTAAATTTTATAAACCCTTACATGTGGATCcaagtataaataaaatattatgcttatcaaaatataaaatattattaattggttttcaatttattaattatataaatattataaaagaaaaaagaagaaatttttttctaaGTTCTGAATTTAGGACTATTACTTATATAGAACctatagatataaataaatttatgttATCTGATGATTATGgagatttatttattttatcctttatgcaaaaaaaaaataagaaacatgtatttgatgaaaaagatattgatgtatataataatatggaaaacAAAATTGACACTTATcatgattataattataattataattataaggaTATACAACATAAACATGatatacaaaaaagaaatcaaaattacaaatatagatattatgattattattgtaAATATAGTGATAATAATCTTTTTACTGGTGATATATCATCAATGCGTGTTCATTTTATAGGTACATGTTCTAGAGCTAATGTAATAACTTGTATATTTCcagatattatatttctagGTTCTCAAATAAGTGATAGTTATTTATTGAGAATGCATTATACTCCAGTATATGAACGTGAAGACTTTCATCCTGTTGAATATTCGACTTACTCTGAAATTTTAAAAGAAGATGAAATGTTATCAAcagaaatgaataatatgtgtgatgataataaatatgtagaaGACATttggaataaaaaaaaatatatggtaGTCCCTATAATGAATGACAATGATAGAAATATGTTCcatatagataatattaacaatgtaagtaatattaacaatatttcaaatatatcTAGTGGTATaaacaatttttataataatcattatgaaaataatcaaatagatgatataagaaaatattgtATCAATAATAAACAAGAGaacaatattaattataatagaaCTTCTTTTTCTACATATCCTTATCATGATACTAtagaaagaaataaatataatagacCTAAGAATGATTACTATCATTCTAGTATTAATACATCAACAAGAGATGTAACTTATGGTCctaatatgaattatataaatgattataatgaagtaaatgaaaaaaacaaaacagaaaaaaaaaagttttatattgaaatattatCAGTAATACAAAATATGGGTCCTATATTAGATATGTGtgttataaaaaacaaacataatgaaaatgaaatcaTCACATGTAATAGCTATGGAAGGACGGGATGTGTATCTATTATTCAAAGTGGTTTAAAAACTAATATAACATGTGAtcttaatattaataaagttaataatttttttgtagtaaaatatgttatatatttaaaaaaaaaaaaaagtgcacatattactattacaAATGATacaatgaaaaaagaaaataataatcctgaagaaaatatttctaAGGATTGTATTACAAATGATAAGGATAAAGTTTATAAAGATTCTTTATCTATTAatgagaataaaaataatattcctATCAATGATGATGAATATATGATGAATGTATCTAATGATGATGGAAATAATTTACAtcccaaaaaaaaacaaaaaaaaaacaaaaaaaaaagtatatcaGAAGAACCATTACATTTTGATGTTTTTGtatctttaaataataaaaaatatataaaaataaaaaatatagatttatgttttctaaataaatattacttTGAAAATgagaaagaaataaatgtcttgaaatattcaaattttatttatttccatatttttatgatatgtGTTACGTATGCAAACCAAACAAAAATAGTTGGAGTTTCaaggaatatattaaaaaagaagaagacaaataaaaaaaattgtagcACTGAAATTGTGATTAATAATAAGGATAATAAATTTGATAATATTACGAATGAACATcaagataatattattaattatccTTTGAATGATTCTTTTACaagttataataatgataatatgattGGTATGTCTCATTCTAGAGATATACcagatgataaaaaaaagaatttaaataatcataatttttttttaaatgaagaaaagaaagaagatatgaaaaataatatatctaatgaaagctttttaaaagaaatatgtaatgaaatatttttatgtgaaTATGAAAATACAGATATTGATATGTATAgtaatacattatattttaatattgttAAGAATCATCCTTATCTAATACagatatgtaataataatattcgaTTATTATGTTGTTTATCTTTAAAGTTGATATATAATTTGGAagttacatttatttttaattattctatatataatgattatatatatatatattgtaaagaAGGAATTAAGATATATGTTGTTATGGAAAATTATATTGcacatttatatacatatattttaaaagaaaacatCAGTAGCTGgtctttatataaaaatttattagtatgtgtttttaataataaggaagttgttatatataatgtaaatatgaataaattgaaagaaataaaagaaggcaattataaaaaggaaaaagaagCAACAGACATAGATACAAATGTCGAACAAGAGAAGGATGAACAGACTCATCAAATTTTTAATGCCGTTAGTTATTACAAACCAGTGATGagtttttttgtatatataagtgACGTCGAATTGATAATgatgaatgataatatgtatttattctTGGGTTATAGTGATGGACATATAGAATATTTCATAATGTGTGCATATGATAAGAAGAagcaaaaagaaaaaaatatggaagGGCAACATACGTGTCAAAATTATGAAATGTGTGATAATAAAAGTGGTGATAATAAAAGTGGTGATAATAGAAATGATGGTGATAATAGAAATGATGGTGATAATAGAAATGATGGTGATAATAGAAATGatggtgataataaaaatgatggtGATAACAACAATGGTGATGAAAGTAATAACAATGATGAAAGTAATAACACATATGATGATAAACTTGAGTGCACTACTATGGACAGATTTTtaattgataataattatagaaAATGGGTTAAGAAACAACAAGAGTGTAAcacattatttaaattacataaagaatatttaaaaaggagagaattcattttaaaatatatttataaagttTGTAAGGATAATAATTCTGAAGAACCTACACATTCAAATtgtaaatatacatataaattaaatatgtgTGAAGATTTAGAAAATgagaaaagaataaaaaatagtaaaagaaatgttttaaattttttatctcAATGTAACACTGACGTTTTTGATTTCTTCGATTTTGGTAGTGTGACATTTAAAAATTCGAAGgagttatataaaatatgtaatagATGTAAGGatgatgttatatatattgacaatgaatattattataatgtagATATTGAATCTAATAATTTTGTTAGCTTACAAAATTTTCtggaatataataatgagatTAATAAAATGGATACGAATACTAATAGTGTGGATGGTATTGAACGTGTTGATAAGAAAGACTCATCtgctaataataatatgaatggtaatatgaatgataatatgaatgataatatagatGACAATAACGATAGTAATGATTCAGATACAAATTTTAGTAATTCAAATGATAgtgatttattatatataaataaatatagtaGTAGTGATGAGAAAAGTTTAGAAAattcagaaaaaaatataaataaaggaatgataaaaaaaaataattctgataataataacaaaaaagtATTGGTTGTTAAAggagaaaaaaatgtaaaaataaatattaagagagctaaatatttttttaacttttaTCAAGTTTATGGTATATTATCTGACGAATCTTctgattatgataataatattgatttaATAACCTTCAAGAGAAGCAAAAAAtcaaaggaaaaatataatcatgataaatataaaaaaaaacttggAGTATATAATTCagaagaagaaatatataatgattctTATTATGGTACCTTATCACCtagaaatatgtatattaatagACATAACAAATCTGTTGATAGCCTTTCTCATTATCTCAATAAATATAGTATAAGTGATGATGACATCTTCTCAtcatatgatgataatgatgatgattttAATCAATATTTTGAGTATACcagaaaaaatagaaaaataaataagagaaatagaaaaagaaaaagaagaagaagaagaagaagacaaaaaaaaaaaaaagaaagaacaGATGAATTTATAACAAGCACAGACTCATCAAGTACTTATAACAGTAATAtggatttatattttgattatgATAATGAATTTGATATGTATGAACAAGAAAATGaatgtgatgataatatttttgaacaGAGTGATATACCaagaaaatttataaaaaatgtaaaaaagaaaaaaaaaaagaaaaaaaaaacagcaaataatgataatatgactgtaataaataataataataatagtaatattaacCATAATGATATTAAGAAACGAAAAagagaaattaaaaatatgttaaataaGAAATTAAGAAAAGAATGTAACGATAATAAtttagaagaaaataataaatctgataattcaaaatatagtacatctaataataatatctctTCTGATATTCCTTCATCTTTTGAaaatttgaataatatattatttgatgaaaaaatatatttaaagagtaatattttaaaaagtaatagaatcgttttaataaataagagGAAAATGAATGTATGTAATGATtctattaaatttaaaaaatttttaaaagtcttttctgaaaaaaaaagaattgatataaatcaaagtaatataataaaaaagtataattttttgtttgtatGTTGTGAAAGtccaataattatatattcagatataaaaaaaaaaataaatatatcaaaattatcattaaaaaatatatatattgtagatatatttaatgatttcaattatttaaatccttttcataattttctatcatttaaaaaaaaaaatcaaaataatttttattttattttttatgatgggtataatatgcatatatCTCCATtgaatcaaataaaaaaaacctttttaaaaagaataccTTTCTATAGAACTGttgaaaaaattacatatcaTTCAGAAACGGGTTTATTAATAGCTTCATGTCCTTCAGAAGAAAAACATAAGACCAATGAGATGATGAAAcaaattatatgtttttttgaTCCTTATCATGattctataaaatatacatatattataccaTCAAAATATCATGTATctacaattattatatatgataatgataaacttaagaaaaaaaatttcgaTGTTACAAGTTTCATTTTTGTAGGTACATGTAattcaaatgaaaaaaataatgaaccAACATCTggtcatatacatatatttatagcaaaaaaaaaagctaaCATTTTTgaaattaaacatatatatacacacaatATTAATTACGGGGGAGTGACAAATCTTGTCCAATATGATGACAAAATAGTAGcaacaataaataatatg GTTGTCATTCTTGATATAAATAACCtaataacaaaatatgaaGCTTTTATGGACCCACTAAATCTTCAACCA AAAATAGAGGGAAACAATGCTATTGTTGAGCTAGTCTCCTTTACCCCCAGCTCATGGATCATGACAGTGGATGTTCa tGGAGATTATATCGTTGTGGGTGATATCATGACATCAGTTACAATATTACAATACGACTAcgaaaat TCTCAATTACTTGAGGTGTGCAGAGATTACTCCAATATTTGGTGCAC ATCACTTTGTGCCTTGTCGAAAAGCCACGTTGTTGTATCAGACATGGATGccaattttataatattacaaaa gTCCAAGTTTAAATATAACGATGAGGATTCCTTTAAACTATCG tCTGTGTCATTGTTTAACCACGGaagtataataaataaaatgctACCTCTATCGAATTCAAGTTTAATTGAAga TGATTATGATAAACACAATATACTTACAAAAAAGGATGGTATTTTATGTGCATCGAGCGAAGGATCTATTAGTGTTTTGATTCCCTTTTCcaatttttctaattttaaaAAGGCCTTATGTATAGAAATAGCTATAAATGATAACATATCGTCTATTGGTAATTTAACTCATAATGCATATAGAGAATGTAAAGTAAATGTAACTGCAAAAAATTGTAAGGGTATTGTTGATggagaattattaaaaatgtttttCCATATGTCATTTGAAAAACAATATAAGACATATGTATATGCTAAATG gaTTGCGAAAAAGATTAATTGCAAATTTGGAAGTTTCGACAATTTCGTAATAGATTTAGAGAACATGTGTagctttttataa